In Brassica napus cultivar Da-Ae chromosome A3, Da-Ae, whole genome shotgun sequence, the sequence GGCTTCCCATTTGTTTTGCGGAAGTGATCCGTCTGAGAGAAAACGGATAAATGGGGTTCGCCAGTCAAGCGGTGTATCATTCGGTCGATCGCCTGATTCGCTTATATCCATCCCTTCTGCTGCGTCGATTGTTACTACATGATCGCTTTCATCGTGCGATAGAGTAATGCTTGGTTTGTCAATCTGCTGAATTGGAATGGTCCGCTTTACTTGATCTTTTGGACTGCTCCCGAGCGCCGCTAGAGCATCTGCGCAGACGTTTTCTCCGCGGGAATCTTTGTAAGTTGAAAAGACTCGAATTTTTTGGCTAGGTCTTGCACAACTTTAAGGTAAGCGTCCGTTCGCTCGTTCCTAGCGTCGTAGTCCCCGCTAAATTGATTAGCAACCAATTGAGAGTCGCAGTAGGCGTGGACGCGCTTTGCTTGGACTGCTTGCGCAAGGCGTAATCCAGCAATGAGGGATTCATATTCTGCTTCGTTGTTGGATGCTTTGAAACCGAGTCGGAAAGATTGCTGGAGCAATTCCCCGGTGGGGGATTGGAGGTGGATACCGATTCCTGAACCTTTAGTGGAGGATGATCTGTCGACGTGCAGGATCCAGGTGGCGTTGGGCAGTTGTAAGTCTTGTTCGAGTTCCGGCGTTAGCTCGATGAGAAAACCGGCCAACACTTGGGAGTTTGCAGCTGGTTTGCTCTGAAACGTGACGTCGTACTCACCAAGCTCGATGGCCCACTTTGAGAGTCTACCCGAGTGATTGGAGTTTTGCATGATGGTTCGTAGTGGTAGGTTTGTCAGGACGAAGATCGAATGAGATTGGAAATAAGGCCGAAGTTTCCTTGCTGAAGTCATAACCGCCAACGCCATCTTTTCGAGGGTCGAGTACCGCGTTTCTGTGTTGGTCATGCGTTGGCTGGTATAGAATACTGGACGCTGCTCGCCTCGTTCATCTTTGACGAGCACACTACTCACAGCCGCGTCGGAGACTGCGACGTAAAGGTATAACGTGTCACCTTTGTCCGGCTTGGCCAACACTGGCGGTGTTGTAAGATAGCGTTTGAGCTGTTCGAATGCATCCTCGCAGCGTTTGTTCCAAATGAATTTCTTGTTGCCGCGCCGCAGATCATAAAACGGGAGGCACTTATCGGTCGATCGTGATATAAATCGATTGAGGGCGGCGATTCGACCGGTCAGCCGTTGCACCTCGCGACTGTTTTTTGGACTAGGAAGATCAAGGATGGCGGTTATTTGCTTTGGGTTTGCCTCGATTCCCCTTTGAGTGACTATATATCCAAGGAATTCGCCGGACGTTACGCCGAAAGTGCATTTCGTTGGATTAAGCTTCATCCCGTACTTGTTCAAAATGAAGAAACAATCTTTGAGATGGTCGATATGGTCGGCTGCCTTTCGGGACTTTACCAGCATGTCATCAATGTACACTTCCATTGTGGCTCCCAATCGCTCGGCGAACATTTTATTGACGAGTCGTTGGTATGTCGCGCCGGCATTGTTGAGACCAAAGGGCATTACTTTGTAGCAGTATATCCCGCGGTCAGTGATGAAAGCTGTTTTCTCTCGATCGTCTGGATGCATCATTATTTGGTTGTAACCGGAACCCATGAATGTCAGCAGTTCGTTTCCTGCTGTTGATTCGACtagtcgatcgatgtgagggaGAGGGAAGCTGTCTTTAGGACATGCTTTGTTGAGGTCTGTGAAATCGATGCAGACCCTCCATTTGCCATTCCTCTTCTTTATGACGACTGGGTTTGCCAGTCATTCGGGATACTTCACTTCCGTGATGGAGCCTGCGTTCAGCAGTCGGTCGACCTCTTCATTGACGGCCTTTGATCGTTTGGGGCCGAGCTTGCACCTTTTTTGACGAATtggtttgaatgttgggtcgaCGTTGAGCTCGTGTGTAGTGACGCCCGGGTCGATCCCTTTCATGTCGGAGGTAGACCAAGCGAAAGTAGAGATGTTATCCCTGAGAAACAAAATGATCTTGTCTTTCGTGTCGTCGGGAAGGTGGGCGCCGACTCGGACGATCTTGGCTTGGTCACTGTCGTCGATGGTTACCTCGAGAATCTCTTCCTTGAAAGGGTATATCTTCTGGATTGGTTTGGCGACTGAGTTAACGTGGGAAGTCGCCTTGCGGTTTTTTTATCTCGGCGACGAGGAGATCTCGAGCAGCTGCTTGGTCGCCCCGAAGAGTAATGATCCGTCCTTCGTTACCAGGAAATTTGATATATTGGTGATAGGTCGAAGGGATAGCCTTCATCGCATGGATCCATGGTGTACCTAGGATTGCGTTATATGGAGCGTGAACGTCgatgacggagaacttgacgTTTTTGGCGATGCCTTCGGCGTACACTCGCAAGCATATCGTTCCGAGCATGGTTTCGGTTGACCCGTTAAAACCTGTTAGCGATCGCGCGGACGGTTTCATATCGTCGAGGCTTACCCCCATCTTGACGAGTGTTCTTTTAAAGATGAGATCGACTGAACTGCCAGTGTCTACGAGGACTTTGGTGACCGTACAGTCACTAATTCCGACGTCAACGAGGAGTGAATCGTTGTGCGGCATGTGGACGCCTGCCGCGTCTTCGGCAGAAAAGGTGATTGGAGGGCTAGCCTCTGGAGTGGTAGGCCAGCGCTTAGTTGTGATTGCCTACCGTCGGAACGCTTTCTCAGATCTGACAGAATCGTTGCCAGGAGGGGATCCTCCCATGATCACGTTTAAGTGCTGAAACTGCTCTTGGTTCTCTTCCTCGGGTTGTACCGTTCGTTCAGCTCTAAGTGAATTGAGACGTGTACGCAGATCTTGAGTCTTGCGTTGATATGGAACGATTGGCTCTGGCTCCGCTTTGGAACGGTCGATCTTGCATCGTTTGAGTTTTTCGCGAAGATCCGGGATCTTCGAGTTAAGCTTAATTCGAAGATCAGTCATCTCGACACAATCGGATTGGTTGCTTGACAACAGTTCCCGTTTAAGTTTGTCTTGCCGATGGAGTGGATCTTTTCTCTTTGCGTCTAGGACGTGTCGAGCGTCTGAGACATTGAGCTTCCTTATGGAACGACTGATCCTAGGCGGCGCCCCATCGATCTCCATAAGCGTACTGCTGCTTCCTATTGTTCGCGTCGAGGTGTCAGTGAGAGTGGGGCTTTCGACCGTCTTTCCGGGTTTTTGGTTGAGTGAGTGACGTAGATCGTCCTCCGGCATTGCCGTTGTAGATGGCGTGCTCGGATTGTGAAAATCTTTCGCCGAGCTTTTGGTTTTTCTTCGTCGGAGGTTGACTCCTCGTCATGATGCGATTGGTCGCCATCATCTGTCGGAGGGgagtcttcttctttcttttcattgGACTTTTTCTTCTTGTCCTTGCTCTTGCTCCAACTTTTACTGTTTTTGGtcgtttttggttttggtggtTCGACCTCAGTGCGACCGTCGCTGGTGGAGGCGAGCCATGCTTCGTAGAGGTGTCTGCATTCTTTGGTGTCATGACCTCTCATATCATGATACTTGCAGAACTTGTTCTGGTCGTACGAGCTCTTAGAGTTGGCAGGCGCAGGTTTGCGGGGCTGCTGCGCCTTTCTTTCGGTATCGCGTTCTCATACGTTCCACCCTGGTTCACGTACCGCGGCAACTACGCCAGATTGATCGTCTTCGGAGACGGCGTAGACAGGTCCTTTCTTTTGGTAAGGGGCGTGATGTCGTGGCTCCTGGGCGTTTGATGTCTTCAATGCCGTTGGCTTTAGAGCCTGTTGCTTGGCGTTGTAAGCTCACCTATCTTCGTCCATTTTGATAAAGTTCTTTGAGTCGTGCAGAGCGTCTTCGATGGTTATGGTTGGGTTAGTCCCGAGGTAATCGCAAAACTTGGAGTTGATCCAAAGAGCGTTGGTCAAAGCTTCGACGGTAGTGTGATCCGGGGTAGATACCGTTGATAGTACTTGCTTGAATCTTTCCATAAAGTCCTTTAGACTCTCGTTTTGCGATTGTGACAACTTCCATAGGTCGGCCATGGATGTTCCTTGACAGGACCACATGATATAGTTTTTGAGGAAAAAGGCGGACAGGTCGTCGAAGCTATGGATCGAACCTTCTTTCAAATGTGAAAACCAACTTAGGGCCGGTCCGGAAAGGCTCTCGACGAAGAGTTGGCAGAGGCCTGCGTCTTTCTCTTCGTCGGAAAAGTGATTTCGACCCATAGCGATGTTGAAAGCGGTCATGTGATCGGTCGGATCAGAATCTCCCTTATATGGAGGGATACGGAGTTTCTCCGTCTTCTTGATCTTAACTTTCGTTATCCGCTGGGTGAAAGAGTTTCGCCGGGTGGTGGCGAGAACGTGTTCAATCTCTGGGGTGGATGCCTTGACATGATGTATCTTGGAATGGATGTCCCACAGTGAGAGTTGCAGATCGGCGATCTGGCGGCTAGTCAGAGAGTCTGAGCCGTCAGTCGTTTGTGCAACTTCACCGTTCGTAGGGTTTGCTTTGTCTGTTGGTCGTTCGACTCCAAGGTTAGGGTTTTCGGTTGCGAACAACCTTCTTCTTGCCGTTTCAGCTCTGTCGTTTTCACCATCTAGGGTTCCGAGAGCAGCAGCGAGTGCAGCCAGACGGTCGCTCGTAGCTTTGTTGGTTTCTTCTTGTTGAATGAAACGTGCCATGATGGCCTGTAGCATCTCGGGAACAGATTGGTTCGGTGCGACCGGAGCGTCAGGAGCCGGCGTGAAAGAGACCGACGGTCGGTTACCGTCAGCGGGTGTGTCGTCGGACTCATACTGAGTTTGTGAACGTTACTTTGTaaggccccacggtgggcgccaaatGTTGAGTACAAGTTTGGTAGGTTGAACGATAGTGAAATGAACTCGGTTTTTGTGGGTCTTACAAAGACGTTCTATTCACAATATGAGGTAAACAGTCGAGGTTACAAAGAGATTAGGGAAAGAAGGAAAAGGTTGGAGCTTTGTTGAAAGACTCCGACAGAAACACTAAGCAAGGCGATTGATCGTAAACCCTAGATCTTGCCGTCAATCTCTTAGTGTCTATTTGCGGATCCctttcttcttcccattcatTCTCCTTTTATAGGCTCTACATGTCTCTCACTCGTTCGCCCTGGCAGTTTGGGCttaatttgatgtttaatggGCTTTCCAGCCGAGCGATGGCTTGATGGGCCGATACTGATCCAGTCGGTCATTTGATCGGGAGGCTGAGTCGATCGAGCGATGGCCTGATGGGCCAAGACTGATCCAGTCGATCGCGAGGCCCAGTTGATTAGCTTGGATTCTAACACCGATCGTCATGTTAGATCCTGGTTAGTCTCCTGATAAAGTTGGTCCGAATCTTATTAACCGATGGGCCTTGTGTGAGAATGCTAAATTCCTCTCCTACAAAACCTTGGCTACAATGGTGTTTATGTGAGAAAACAGATAATAAGTGTTATAACTTGCGCTTAGCATATTAATCATTAGATAAAGGGTTGTTACTTTATACCCCTGTTCAAAAACGCGGCCGCCTGGCCGTCTAGGCGTCCGAGTAGGCGGGACTCGGACATCACCCGCCGCGATTTTGGTATAATCGCCCTACAAAATCGGACTCAACTTACTCGGCCCATTAGACCGATTAATCAGCCCATTAACCAACTAAGCGGCTCATTTACCGTTTAATCAGCCCGATTATATAAGGCTTAATAATAAACTGCAAAATATATATCGGGCTTTAGAAGAAATCCGAAGCCCAAATACCTTATTCTTTCCCAAACATGTGAACTCTATTAAGATTTTGAATCTCTTTTCCTCAGCAACCGATGTGGAACTTTTGTAAATCAATGCAAACAAtgcgaaaataataaattgcaGGCGGAGAGCTTCGAACACAGGTTATTCGGCCTAAGAACATGTGACATTACCAATGAGAAAAAGCGAAATTTTGTTACTTGTAcgcaaatattaatatatagacGCGTATACATATATGAATATTCAAAAACTAGTCTAGATTAATTTGTTTTCCACTTGTATGGTATTAACATATgctaataattaattttgttcaactaataaatataaatttcaatgataacatacaaaaaaactattacattctaatatatttatattttatatttaatttaaatattataattaaataaaataataattaaactagTCCCCGGGTATATcccgattaatccccgattttttgGTAACTCGCTAGGTCCGTAATTGctgcccgactagcgcctagcgtagttTCGAACAGGGCTTTATACAGTTGTATTTCtgtgatataattttatatggcTGAAGTTGGTGATTCATTTCCAAGCTCTAACTGATAGGCTTGATGTGCCATTATCTTCAACTTAATTTATTATGTGAGATATTACATTGGTCCTTTATAGTGACGCAGAAAATAACACATGCTAAACTGCTATATTAGAAAAGTCAATATTTGGAAATGGCACAAACTTTAACCACCCGTATGTGTTTCAGTAGTAACTGGAAAGAGGAGAATgagttttcaaatttaaattatttgtttctGGAAATATGATTCCTTGGTTTCACTGAGTTATTTCTTCAGAAGGGCATATGTTGCTTCCCCTGTAATGGATGCCGCGTAGTTGGTATTTGAAAACAGAGCCAGATAGAGTGATGTAAAACACTCAAAACACGTTGATCCTTGAATGTCTTCCTTGAGGACTGTCACTCATTGTACTTTTCATAGAGGTTAGCTCACCAAGAACATCTGCAAGATGGGGAACAGCTTTATTATCTATCCGTTACAATGATAAGTATGAGATGATCAGATTATAAGATGATGTACCTGGAAGTTGTGGGTTAGTCTTGTCTAGGCCAAGCAGCGAATCATGATTTGGAAAAAACGCTCTGCCGGAATCGGGTTAACACATTGAAATTGGTTGAATCACTGACCCAAATCATCATAAGAGTCGGAGAGCCTGTAGTTCTGAGTGTGAACATCGAACCTGCCTTGAGACGGTGCTGAAAGCGTCAAGTGGGTGAATATTAACGGTGGCTGGCATGAGGGTGGACTGAAACAATTGTGAAAAAAGCATCATCAACAAACACATCAAAATAGAGCATTTAgaagatattaaacaaaaataaaaactaaaagtttGATACTTATGAATGTGTTCGCCTGAATTGTTCAAAACATTACTCTAAGATGCATAAAATGTTTGATACTTATTTATGAATATTGTCGTTGGAATTTTTCTAAACACTATGATTATGAGAGTTAAGATCGGAGGAGCATGTCCACTCCCATCAAATCGCCACCGCTGTTGACGGCTTCCCAGAATCGCAGGAGCCGCACCTCCACGGTGGAAGAACATCGGCCGGACTTCAAATAACAGTTAAGTTAGCTATAATACTGAAAATAAGGTTTTTGTTTTAGAACTAATTGTGAGGAAGATGAACGCATGGATGAAGGATTACTTATATATAGGTGGGAAAGCACCGCCTTGAACATGGAAAAGTATCATTGAATGTGCTTGATGTGCGTTGATGGAGTTATGAAGTGTCGTAAATGCGATGAATCAATCGTAACGTCTTGGAGGATagaaacaaaatacaaaacGGCGCAAACAAAGCATAGCACATACTTTTTGGAGGACGATTCGTCTTACTCGACATTCAGAATCGCCATTGTTGGTTCAGCTTGTGATTGATCGAGGAAGACGACGAAACCCTGATTTTGTAGACTCTCTTTCTACTGGGCTTAATACtcaattttttataacaaaatgatAGCCCaacccaaaataaaaatataacaaacgCCCAAACGATGATTTAATGAAACGCAGCAAATTGTCTCTCATGATACGTGTCGCGCACAGAAGAAGTTATTATCTGACGTAGATGAAGGAGAATGAGAGAATTGTCTACTTTAtattattagatatatatatatatatatttatttatttattgtgaaACACAAATGTCAAACCCTTCATAATCTAATAATTCTTAAAACACATTCTAAaattttgtttagattttttgaattatatgaactaaatatatatgtataactgAATATGAAGATGTAATTCGACAAAAGATAAAACCATAGCTAAAAACTATTCAATTTGAACGATTTGGAATTTACTTGTCTTTAAATGTACGTTAAGTTAGTTTTTTTACATAcgcatgatttttttatataggcttcattttaactttattaataAGCTATGTATTTTTAGTGTGAAACTATGGTCCTACAATCCAAACTAACATGGGCCAAAATATAAAAAGCTTATTAAATAAACACGTGTGAACATCTTCTACGCTAACTCTAGCAACGACGAAAAGTAACCGTTTCCGATCTGTAAACATCACGATTCCAACTTTGAATCGTGAGTTTCCACAACGATTGCAAACTCTATTTTTAAGAATGGCGTTTCCGGCCGATTCCAGGCGATTCCAAACGCTTCTGTTTCCGTTTCTGCTTCTGCTTCCGGAGTGAGAATCGTGGCTCCATTGGCGATTCCATGCAACGTAGGTGCAAACTTTTTCTGTGATAAAACAGCAATTCAGATCGCTTCAAATCCTGTTTTTTACGAATGTGCCAAGAATACTGAGAATGATTGTATTCAGTCTAGGATGTTGTTCGAGATGGGATCATGACTACTCAACATATTTGTACAGATTTGCAGATTGTTGATATCTTAAGCAAAGGTTTTGGAGCTCCATTTCAGAAGTTAGTATCCAAGTTGTGCATTCAAAATCTTCATGCTCCAATTTTAGAGGGAGTATTGAGCATATGtttagaaaatatgaaaatcgtATATTTTCCCATATCCGATTTCCATAAGgatgttttcttattttgataCTCATACGGTTTAGGGTTTTACACCGTCATTGTGATTGTATATATCCACGCTTGTAAAGAGAATAAATAAAGTTAATAGAACATGTCCACCTCCACCATCACCGGTGTATTATCCTCCAGTTACACAAAGTCCTCAACCGCCACAACCGACAACCCCAAACCACTCTCTGCAACTACCACCGAAGAGATGAAATGGCGGTCCAAGTAGTAACCACCGAAGACCTCTCATTAAAAACATCACCAAGGAAAACCTATTGGAATAAAATCttgatgagaaaaaaaaagtggagACTTCATGGTTAAGAGGATCAGCTGTTGGGTGTGAGATCCATGAGTCCAAGGCAGCGAGAGTGACTAGACTCACTTGTCTTATGTCTtgcagccttagtgaacacatcagcaagctgatcttcacttcgtGTATAGAATGGCAGTATCACTCACTGGAttatcatctgtctcaccttgtgacaatcaacttttatgtgctttgtcctctcatgaaaaactgagttagatgcaatgtggatagctgcttggttatcacaatgtaTGGTCATGGGTGTTGTTGTCTCGATGCCAAAATCCTTCAAGATACCCTTGATCTTTATCAACTCATTTGTCATCTTCAACATGGTTTTATACTTTACCTCAACACTCGAGAAAGATACCACTTTCTGCTTCTTACTTTTCTAAGTAACAAAGTTTCCTCCAATGAAAGTAAAATAGCATGTGTTCGATCATATATCCACTCTATCACATGTTCAATCAACGTCACAGTAGCCAACAACCTCTTAACTCCCATTACATTCCATCAAAATTCCTTGACCAGGACCCATTCAATACTTCAGTATTTTGTCCACTATGTTCCAGTGATGTATCTTTGGATAaaactttttcattttattttaatactcaTTACTCCACCGCCTCCATTCTAAGATACACTTCTTCCACCAATCCACAGTTTCTCTTATGCGTCTCCTCCCCCACCATCAATCCCATATTACTAAGTTTAAGCAGTGCATTACCTAGTGCTTAACGTCGACAATAGTCACAATGGTCAATTCATTTGGCTTCATGTGTGTTTTGGTGAATGAGAGTCCATCCCCCCCCCCCACACTAAGTTTATCCACTCTATCACATGTTCAATCAACGTCACAGTAGCCAACAACCTCTTAACTCCCATTACATTCCATCAAAATTCCTTGACCAGGACCCATTCAATACTTCAGTATTTTGTCCACTATGTTCCAGTGATGTATCTTTGGATAaaactttttcattttattttaatactcaTTACTCCACCGCCTCCATTCTAAGATACACTTCTTCCACCAATCCACAGTTTCTCTTATGCGTCTCCTCCCCCACCATCAATCCCATATTACTAAGTTTAAGCAGTGCATTACCTAGTGCTTAACGTCGACACTAGTCACAATGGTCAATTCATTTGGCTTCATGTGTGTTTTGGTGAATGAGAGTCCatcccaccccccccccccctcgaatatttgttctgtttatttttttaaaggcttacaattattctgtttatttttattgattgcATAGAAAATTAAGTATATGCTTTGAGTTATTTtacaactaaatattttctccgT encodes:
- the LOC106409471 gene encoding uncharacterized protein LOC106409471 is translated as MLQAIMARFIQQEETNKATSDRLAALAAALGTLDGENDRAETARRRLFATENPNLGVERPTDKANPTNGEVAQTTDGSDSLTSRQIADLQLSLWDIHSKIHHVKASTPEIEHVLATTRRNSFTQRITKVKIKKTEKLRIPPYKGDSDPTDHMTAFNIAMGRNHFSDEEKDAGLCQLFVESLSGPALSWFSHLKEGSIHSFDDLSAFFLKNYIMWSCQGTSMADLWKLSQSQNESLKDFMERFKQVLSTVSTPDHTTVEALTNALWINSKFCDYLGTNPTITIEDALHDSKNFIKMDEDR
- the LOC106407963 gene encoding uncharacterized protein LOC106407963, translated to MPHNDSLLVDVGISDCTVTKVLVDTGSSVDLIFKRTLVKMGVSLDDMKPSARSLTGFNGSTETMLGTICLRVYAEGIAKNVKFSVIDVHAPYNAILGTPWIHAMKAIPSTYHQYIKFPVAKPIQKIYPFKEEILEVTIDDSDQAKIVRVGAHLPDDTKDKIILFLRDNISTFAWSTSDMKGIDPGVTTHELNVDPTFKPIRQKRCKLGPKRSKAVNEEVDRLLNAGSITEVKYPE